In Porphyrobacter sp. LM 6, one DNA window encodes the following:
- the mnmA gene encoding tRNA 2-thiouridine(34) synthase MnmA, whose translation MTTTALSPAGPMTGPDAAALFDLPRAAADCRIVVAMSGGVDSSVVAALAHASGAEVIGITLQLYDYGAATGRKGACCAGDDIRDARAVADRLGIAHYVFDHESAFREEVVEQFADEYLAGRTPVPCIRCNMGPKFTDLFRMARELGADCLATGHYVRRVMTPEGVELHRAFDPARDQSYFLYGTTEAQLDYLRFPLGGMPKPQVRELAEAAGLRNAAKPDSQDICFVPDGNYAKIVTKVRPEGAAPGNIVHAATGDVLGEHKGIVHFTVGQRKGLEIGGQPEPLYVIGLDAAAREVRVGPKRMLAVNAARLTETNRIGALPDTPLTAKVRSLAKPVPVTLEGPLGDGAAVTIHFAEPEFGVAPGQAAVIYAGDRVVGGGWIDSTEKVAG comes from the coding sequence GAGCGGCGGGGTCGATTCGTCGGTGGTCGCCGCGCTTGCCCATGCCAGCGGGGCGGAGGTGATCGGCATCACGCTCCAGCTTTATGACTATGGCGCAGCGACGGGCCGCAAGGGCGCGTGCTGCGCGGGCGACGATATCCGTGATGCGCGCGCCGTGGCTGACCGGCTCGGCATCGCGCATTATGTCTTCGACCACGAAAGCGCCTTCCGCGAGGAAGTGGTCGAGCAATTCGCCGACGAATATCTCGCCGGCCGCACCCCCGTCCCCTGCATCCGCTGCAATATGGGACCGAAATTCACCGACCTGTTCCGCATGGCGCGCGAGTTGGGTGCGGATTGCCTTGCCACCGGGCATTATGTCCGCCGCGTGATGACGCCCGAGGGCGTCGAGCTGCACCGCGCCTTCGATCCGGCGCGCGACCAGTCGTACTTCCTTTATGGCACCACCGAAGCGCAGCTCGATTACCTGCGCTTTCCCTTGGGCGGGATGCCCAAGCCGCAGGTGCGCGAGCTGGCCGAGGCGGCGGGGCTGAGGAACGCGGCCAAGCCGGATTCGCAGGACATCTGCTTTGTGCCAGATGGCAACTACGCCAAGATCGTCACCAAGGTGCGGCCCGAAGGCGCGGCCCCCGGCAATATCGTCCACGCCGCCACCGGCGATGTGCTGGGCGAGCACAAGGGTATCGTCCACTTCACCGTGGGCCAGCGCAAGGGGCTGGAGATCGGCGGGCAGCCTGAGCCGCTCTATGTCATCGGCCTCGATGCGGCTGCGCGCGAAGTGCGGGTCGGGCCGAAGCGGATGCTGGCGGTAAACGCGGCACGGCTGACCGAGACCAACCGGATTGGCGCGCTGCCAGATACGCCGCTGACGGCGAAGGTGCGCAGCCTTGCCAAGCCCGTGCCGGTAACGCTCGAAGGACCGCTCGGAGATGGCGCGGCGGTAACGATCCATTTTGCCGAACCCGAATTCGGCGTCGCACCGGGGCAGGCGGCGGTGATCTATGCGGGTGACCGCGTGGTCGGCGGCGGGTGGATCGATTCGACGGAAAAAGTCGCGGGCTAG
- a CDS encoding serine hydrolase domain-containing protein: protein MIAPRRLHNRAFLLAPALLTLAGCGGAPAAEAPLSEEALAAVTDNAGAPKDQLARQIDDLFVQDGLGETRAVVVMANGKIAAERYGERYGPDTRFVSWSMAKTVSAVLIGMLVADGKLSLDAPAPVPLWQRPGDPRAEITLRHLLQMRSGLRHTESGDPPYESSEVRMLFLDGRDNMARWAEEQPLEDEPGKRFEYSSNTSVILADIAARALTTSDKPDARRKAVADYLQVRLFGPLGMTSMVPEFDASGTLIGGSLMHATARDWAKLGEMLRLKGRAPGGEQLVPQRWVEAMVTPSPARANYGFQIWLNRKLPEGEDQPLFPDRAPKSLFSLIGHMGQYVMVSPSQGVTLVRLGHSDDEQRPPMLQQAADVLELYPSR, encoded by the coding sequence ATGATCGCCCCTCGCCGCCTCCATAACCGCGCGTTCCTGCTCGCGCCAGCCCTGCTCACGCTCGCCGGATGCGGCGGTGCGCCCGCGGCAGAAGCGCCGCTGTCCGAGGAAGCGCTCGCCGCTGTGACGGACAATGCAGGCGCCCCCAAGGATCAGCTCGCGCGCCAGATCGACGATCTGTTCGTGCAGGACGGCCTCGGCGAAACCCGCGCCGTGGTGGTGATGGCGAACGGCAAGATCGCCGCCGAGCGCTATGGCGAACGCTACGGCCCCGACACCCGTTTCGTCAGCTGGTCGATGGCGAAAACTGTCAGCGCGGTGCTGATCGGGATGCTGGTCGCCGACGGCAAGCTGAGCCTTGATGCCCCCGCACCCGTGCCGCTGTGGCAGCGCCCCGGCGATCCGCGCGCCGAGATCACCCTGCGCCACCTGCTCCAGATGCGCAGCGGCCTGCGCCACACCGAAAGCGGCGATCCGCCTTACGAATCGAGCGAGGTGCGGATGCTGTTCCTCGACGGGCGCGACAATATGGCCCGCTGGGCAGAGGAGCAGCCGCTCGAGGATGAACCGGGCAAGCGGTTCGAATATTCCTCGAACACCAGCGTGATCCTCGCCGACATCGCGGCGCGCGCGCTTACAACAAGCGACAAGCCCGATGCGCGGCGCAAGGCGGTGGCGGATTACCTTCAGGTGCGGCTGTTCGGCCCGCTCGGCATGACCAGCATGGTGCCCGAATTCGACGCGAGCGGCACGCTGATCGGCGGCAGCCTGATGCACGCAACCGCGCGCGACTGGGCCAAGCTGGGAGAGATGCTCCGCCTCAAGGGCCGCGCGCCCGGCGGCGAGCAGCTGGTGCCGCAGCGCTGGGTAGAAGCGATGGTGACCCCCAGCCCCGCACGCGCCAATTACGGCTTCCAGATCTGGCTCAACCGCAAGCTGCCCGAGGGCGAAGACCAGCCACTATTCCCCGATCGCGCGCCCAAAAGCCTGTTCAGCCTGATCGGCCACATGGGGCAATATGTCATGGTCTCGCCGTCGCAGGGTGTGACGCTGGTGCGGCTCGGCCATTCGGACGACGAACAGCGCCCGCCGATGTTGCAGCAGGCGGCGGACGTGCTGGAGCTGTATCCCTCGCGTTGA